One segment of Salvelinus alpinus chromosome 1, SLU_Salpinus.1, whole genome shotgun sequence DNA contains the following:
- the LOC139575238 gene encoding cytohesin-3-like isoform X2, translated as MGSQRKDSFLWGKSSTMLSSMERQEIDTRKFHKSDLLDDIQKLRLEINSVMTEIHNIEADEENKNVVRNKRFLSGKKKFNMDPKKGIQYLVDNDLLEWTAEAVAEFLYKEEGLNKTAIGNFLGEREEMHLQTLKAFVELHEFSDLNLVQALRQFLWSFRLPGEAQKIDRMMEAFATRYCDCNAGVFQSTDTCYILSFAVIMLNTSLHNPNVKDKPTLERFFSMNRGINNGGDLPNDLLMKLYESIRNEPFKIPEDDGNDLTHTFFNPDREGWLLKMGGRVKTWKRRWFILTDSCLYYFEYTTDKDPIGIIPLENLCVREIEDSIKQYCLEIYNPRGQKIKACKTENGGRVVEGKHQSYRMSAATADERDDWIGSIRASITKDPFYDLVSLRKRKVINNNNASQD; from the exons CTTCCACAATGCTTAGCTCAATGGAGAGGCAGGAGATAGACACCAGGAAGTTTCATAAGAGTGACCTATTAGATGACATTCAG AAGCTGAGGTTGGAGATTAACAGCGTCATGACGGAAATCCACAACATTGAGGCGGACGAGGAGAA CAAAAATGTTGTGAGAAACAAGAGGTTCTTAAGTGGGAAAAAGAAATTCAACATGGATCCTAAAAAG GGTATTCAGTACCTGGTTGACAATGACCTGTTGGAGTGGACAGCAGAGGCAGTGGCTGAGTTCCTATACAAAGAGGAAGGACTGAACAAGACAGCCATTGGGAACTTTTTAGGAGAGAG GGAGGAAATGCACCTTCAAACTCTGAAAGCCTTTGTAGAACTACACGAGTTCTCCGACCTGAATCTGGTGCAGGCACTGAG GCAGTTCCTGTGGAGTTTCCGTCTCCCTGGAGAAGCCCAGAAGATTGATAGGATGATGGAGGCATTCGCTACACGCTACTGTGACTGTAATGCAGGGGTCTTCCAGTCAacag ACACCTGCTACATCCTGTCCTTTGCCGTCATCATGCTGAACACTAGTCTCCATAACCCTAACGTGAAGGACAAGCCCACTCTGGAGCGCTTCTTCAGTATGAACAGAGGCATCAACAACGGGGGTGACCTGCCCAACGACCTGCTCATG AAACTCTATGAGAGCATTCGGAACGAGCCGTTCAAAATTCCAGAGGATGATGGGAACGACCTCACACACACCTTCTTCAACCCGGACAGAGAGGGTTGGCTGCTCAAAATGG GAGGAAGGGTGAAAACATGGAAGAGGCGGTGGTTTATTTTGACAGACAGCTGTCTGTACTACTTTGAGTATACCACA gATAAAGACCCCATAGGGATCATTCCCCTTGAGAACCTCTGTGTAAGAGAGATAGAAGACTCTATCAAACAG TATTGTCTAGAGATCTACAACCCCAGAGGGCAGAAGATCAAGGCGTGCAAGACAGAGAACGGAGGCAGGGTGGTGGAGGGGAAACACCAGTCCTACAGGATGAGTGCAGCCACAGCAGATGAGAGAGATGACTGGATAGGCTCCATCAG AGCAAGTATCACCAAGGATCCCTTCTACGACCTGGTGTCATTGCGCAAGAGGAaagtcatcaacaacaacaatgcTTCACAGGACTGA
- the LOC139575238 gene encoding cytohesin-3-like isoform X1, which produces MLPVQPQSLSNTFNMGSQRKDSFLWGKSSTMLSSMERQEIDTRKFHKSDLLDDIQKLRLEINSVMTEIHNIEADEENKNVVRNKRFLSGKKKFNMDPKKGIQYLVDNDLLEWTAEAVAEFLYKEEGLNKTAIGNFLGEREEMHLQTLKAFVELHEFSDLNLVQALRQFLWSFRLPGEAQKIDRMMEAFATRYCDCNAGVFQSTDTCYILSFAVIMLNTSLHNPNVKDKPTLERFFSMNRGINNGGDLPNDLLMKLYESIRNEPFKIPEDDGNDLTHTFFNPDREGWLLKMGGRVKTWKRRWFILTDSCLYYFEYTTDKDPIGIIPLENLCVREIEDSIKQYCLEIYNPRGQKIKACKTENGGRVVEGKHQSYRMSAATADERDDWIGSIRASITKDPFYDLVSLRKRKVINNNNASQD; this is translated from the exons CTTCCACAATGCTTAGCTCAATGGAGAGGCAGGAGATAGACACCAGGAAGTTTCATAAGAGTGACCTATTAGATGACATTCAG AAGCTGAGGTTGGAGATTAACAGCGTCATGACGGAAATCCACAACATTGAGGCGGACGAGGAGAA CAAAAATGTTGTGAGAAACAAGAGGTTCTTAAGTGGGAAAAAGAAATTCAACATGGATCCTAAAAAG GGTATTCAGTACCTGGTTGACAATGACCTGTTGGAGTGGACAGCAGAGGCAGTGGCTGAGTTCCTATACAAAGAGGAAGGACTGAACAAGACAGCCATTGGGAACTTTTTAGGAGAGAG GGAGGAAATGCACCTTCAAACTCTGAAAGCCTTTGTAGAACTACACGAGTTCTCCGACCTGAATCTGGTGCAGGCACTGAG GCAGTTCCTGTGGAGTTTCCGTCTCCCTGGAGAAGCCCAGAAGATTGATAGGATGATGGAGGCATTCGCTACACGCTACTGTGACTGTAATGCAGGGGTCTTCCAGTCAacag ACACCTGCTACATCCTGTCCTTTGCCGTCATCATGCTGAACACTAGTCTCCATAACCCTAACGTGAAGGACAAGCCCACTCTGGAGCGCTTCTTCAGTATGAACAGAGGCATCAACAACGGGGGTGACCTGCCCAACGACCTGCTCATG AAACTCTATGAGAGCATTCGGAACGAGCCGTTCAAAATTCCAGAGGATGATGGGAACGACCTCACACACACCTTCTTCAACCCGGACAGAGAGGGTTGGCTGCTCAAAATGG GAGGAAGGGTGAAAACATGGAAGAGGCGGTGGTTTATTTTGACAGACAGCTGTCTGTACTACTTTGAGTATACCACA gATAAAGACCCCATAGGGATCATTCCCCTTGAGAACCTCTGTGTAAGAGAGATAGAAGACTCTATCAAACAG TATTGTCTAGAGATCTACAACCCCAGAGGGCAGAAGATCAAGGCGTGCAAGACAGAGAACGGAGGCAGGGTGGTGGAGGGGAAACACCAGTCCTACAGGATGAGTGCAGCCACAGCAGATGAGAGAGATGACTGGATAGGCTCCATCAG AGCAAGTATCACCAAGGATCCCTTCTACGACCTGGTGTCATTGCGCAAGAGGAaagtcatcaacaacaacaatgcTTCACAGGACTGA